A stretch of Orientia tsutsugamushi DNA encodes these proteins:
- the gltX gene encoding glutamate--tRNA ligase, which produces MTNIVTRFAPSPTGFLHIGGARTALFNYLFARHHKGRFLLRIEDTDAARSTEEYKLGIIDSLKWLKINWDNDIFYQSANLQRHVNIALELVKSGKAYYCFTSQEEIDLQRQLAIAQKQSFIFRSPWRNNIPSSLSLKNNNKAYVIRFKAPDYGTTIINDHVQGEVVFQNQQIDDMILVRSDGTPTYMLAVVVDDHDMGITHIIRGDDHLTNAAKQIALYDALGWKAPAMVHIPLIYGPDGTKLSKRHGAIGVDAYQKMGYLPEALCNYLLRLGWSYQDEEIISHERAIKLFDMDGLGKSAARLDFDKMLYLNGYYIRSTDNSILAKLVIEILSKQYILSNESCNLIQKGMSGLKSRANLLTDLAENAKIYVLENKLTFVNEALNIIQKTPSMLITEVIDIINNLQELNCESVKQALTEFAKTKQMKLGQLMDPIRALLTGNTKSPSIFEVIPILGKIHTIKRLADINAIKSNNQTLV; this is translated from the coding sequence ATGACAAATATAGTAACAAGATTTGCTCCTTCGCCAACTGGGTTTTTACATATTGGAGGAGCTCGTACTGCTCTTTTTAATTATTTATTTGCTAGACACCATAAAGGCAGGTTTTTGCTTCGTATTGAGGATACTGATGCTGCTAGATCAACTGAAGAATATAAACTCGGTATTATAGATAGCTTAAAATGGTTAAAAATAAATTGGGATAATGATATTTTTTATCAGTCTGCAAATCTACAAAGGCATGTAAATATAGCTTTAGAACTAGTAAAGAGTGGTAAAGCTTACTATTGTTTTACTTCTCAAGAAGAAATTGATCTCCAAAGACAATTAGCTATTGCTCAGAAGCAAAGTTTTATCTTTAGGAGTCCATGGCGCAATAACATTCCTTCTTCATTATCATTAAAGAATAATAATAAAGCATATGTGATTCGTTTTAAAGCTCCAGATTATGGTACTACTATAATTAATGACCACGTACAAGGTGAGGTAGTATTTCAAAATCAACAGATTGATGATATGATTTTAGTACGCAGTGATGGTACACCAACTTACATGTTAGCAGTAGTAGTAGATGATCATGATATGGGTATTACACATATTATCCGTGGAGATGATCATCTTACGAACGCAGCTAAACAAATAGCATTATATGACGCTTTAGGTTGGAAAGCACCAGCTATGGTTCATATACCATTGATTTATGGACCTGATGGAACCAAATTATCTAAAAGGCATGGCGCTATTGGTGTTGATGCATATCAAAAAATGGGCTATTTACCTGAAGCTTTATGCAATTATCTATTAAGATTAGGGTGGAGCTACCAAGATGAAGAGATAATATCTCATGAGCGTGCTATAAAGCTGTTTGACATGGATGGATTAGGTAAGTCTGCAGCAAGATTAGATTTTGATAAAATGTTGTATTTAAACGGCTATTATATTCGTAGCACTGATAATTCTATACTAGCAAAACTAGTAATTGAGATACTATCTAAGCAATATATCCTTAGTAATGAAAGTTGCAATTTGATTCAAAAAGGAATGTCGGGCTTAAAAAGCAGAGCTAATTTACTGACAGATCTTGCTGAAAATGCAAAAATATATGTTTTGGAAAATAAGTTAACTTTTGTTAATGAAGCTTTAAATATTATTCAAAAAACTCCTTCTATGTTAATTACAGAAGTTATTGATATTATTAACAATTTGCAGGAATTGAACTGCGAATCTGTCAAACAAGCTCTTACAGAATTTGCTAAAACCAAACAGATGAAATTGGGGCAGTTAATGGATCCAATTCGAGCATTATTAACTGGCAATACTAAATCACCTAGTATATTTGAAGTTATTCCAATATTAGGTAAAATACATACGATTAAACGTTTAGCTGATATTAATGCTATAAAATCAAATAATCAAACTTTAGTGTAA
- a CDS encoding HesB/IscA family protein gives MSNSKFNITISDTVYKRIHELNEEANEQQPLMLRIRVDAGGCSGFIYEYDLVMDYEPGDFIAKKDNAIVVIDSLSQSFINGAIIEYIEELGRSYFKITNPAAQAKCGCGNSFAL, from the coding sequence ATGAGTAACTCAAAATTTAATATCACAATAAGTGATACAGTATATAAGAGAATTCATGAATTAAATGAAGAAGCAAATGAACAACAGCCTCTGATGTTAAGAATTAGAGTTGATGCGGGTGGATGTTCAGGTTTTATTTATGAGTATGATCTTGTTATGGACTATGAACCAGGTGATTTTATAGCTAAGAAAGATAATGCTATAGTAGTAATTGATTCATTATCACAAAGTTTTATTAATGGTGCCATTATTGAGTATATAGAAGAGTTAGGACGTTCATATTTTAAAATTACTAATCCAGCAGCTCAAGCTAAATGTGGCTGCGGTAACTCTTTTGCACTATAA
- the argS gene encoding arginine--tRNA ligase has translation MNIYKRLKQDIDVVATSIINKLKSTSDSKKFDSLNDTIPIVLESSKDVNSYDISTNIAMLIAKKMNQDSITLANLFKKKLSHYPYIANITIAGPGFINFVILQEEWTNYLAIILDGSYRKEYSSIGNNKKVNIEYVSANPTGLLHIGHARAAVYGDVLATLLQCTGYQVTREYYVNDTGVQIDNLAKSVYLRYKQAITGQAADIPKGLYPGEYLISVGTKLANEYGDKLLTLSEPEYLNIIKDVAVNNLLQSIKADLALIGVRHDIFFSEKNLHDSNVISKVIDLLSVKKLVYTGELSQPKGQSSDNWQPRRQLLFKSSIFGDDQDRPLQKEDGSWTYFASDIAYADNKIKRGFDYVIFILGADHIGYVSRIKAIIQALDSNQDVTLDIKICQLVKLIEDGVAVKMSKRSGSFTTIRDVYETVGKDVIRFFMLTRKNNAVLDFDLVKLQEQSRDNPVFYVQYAYVRAGSILRKAKDNANIAYEIFSTNKSDFSLLSTKEELNLIKILAVWSHMLDGAVKNFEPHRIAIYLQKLAAEFHALWNFKSHDLDYRFIVLNDNNLTAARLALATAVREIIREGLKIIGITCVEVM, from the coding sequence ATGAACATTTATAAAAGACTTAAGCAAGATATTGATGTAGTAGCTACAAGTATTATTAACAAACTTAAATCTACTAGCGATAGTAAAAAATTTGATAGCTTAAATGATACAATACCAATTGTACTAGAATCCTCCAAAGATGTAAATAGCTATGACATTTCAACTAACATTGCAATGCTTATTGCTAAAAAGATGAATCAGGATTCAATTACACTAGCTAATTTATTTAAAAAAAAACTTAGTCATTATCCATATATTGCTAATATTACAATAGCTGGCCCTGGATTCATTAATTTTGTTATTTTGCAAGAAGAATGGACAAACTATTTAGCTATAATATTAGATGGTAGTTACAGAAAAGAATATAGTAGCATCGGTAATAATAAAAAAGTAAATATAGAGTATGTTTCTGCTAATCCAACTGGACTACTACATATTGGACATGCTAGAGCAGCTGTATATGGAGATGTTTTAGCGACATTATTACAATGTACAGGATACCAAGTTACTAGAGAGTATTATGTTAATGATACTGGAGTACAAATTGATAATTTAGCTAAGTCAGTATATTTAAGGTATAAACAAGCAATAACTGGTCAAGCAGCTGATATACCAAAGGGACTCTATCCAGGTGAGTATTTAATTTCAGTTGGAACAAAGCTAGCTAACGAATATGGAGACAAGTTATTAACTCTTAGTGAACCAGAATATTTAAATATTATTAAAGATGTTGCTGTTAATAACCTGCTTCAATCAATTAAAGCTGATTTAGCTTTAATTGGAGTTCGGCATGATATTTTTTTTTCAGAAAAGAATCTACATGATAGTAATGTAATAAGTAAGGTAATTGATCTATTATCAGTCAAGAAATTAGTTTATACCGGTGAATTATCACAACCTAAAGGGCAAAGTAGTGATAATTGGCAACCAAGAAGGCAGCTATTATTTAAGTCTAGTATTTTTGGTGATGATCAAGATAGGCCATTACAGAAAGAAGATGGTAGTTGGACTTATTTTGCCAGTGATATTGCTTATGCTGACAATAAAATAAAACGTGGATTTGATTATGTGATTTTTATTCTTGGAGCTGACCATATTGGTTATGTTAGTCGTATTAAAGCTATTATACAGGCACTTGATTCTAATCAAGATGTAACCTTAGATATCAAAATCTGTCAGCTTGTAAAACTGATTGAAGACGGTGTAGCGGTAAAAATGTCTAAGAGATCTGGCAGTTTTACTACTATAAGAGATGTATATGAAACTGTAGGAAAAGATGTAATAAGATTCTTTATGTTAACTAGAAAAAATAATGCTGTGCTGGATTTTGATTTGGTAAAATTACAAGAACAATCACGTGATAATCCTGTATTTTATGTACAATATGCTTATGTTAGAGCAGGTTCAATCCTTAGAAAGGCTAAAGATAATGCAAATATAGCATATGAAATTTTTTCTACTAATAAATCAGATTTTAGTCTGCTCTCAACAAAAGAAGAACTTAATTTGATCAAAATTTTAGCAGTTTGGTCTCACATGCTAGATGGAGCAGTAAAAAACTTTGAACCTCACCGTATAGCTATTTATTTACAAAAGTTGGCAGCAGAATTTCATGCTTTATGGAATTTTAAAAGTCATGACTTAGATTACAGATTTATAGTTTTAAATGATAATAATTTAACTGCCGCTCGTCTTGCATTAGCTACAGCAGTTAGAGAGATTATTAGAGAAGGATTAAAGATTATTGGAATTACTTGTGTTGAAGTAATGTAA
- a CDS encoding SPOR domain-containing protein produces MLIKRFISYLAINNKVTYGQYFAYVILMLLILLIELLCLYYVVFYYLSVDIPIIENDNLPHKIKPKVVGGIKILNSDKTIYDKIKNDGTSTNNQVKILPLPEQPLKIRRNDDSIVKKESQSPANITVEPNSITDSCAYSQQDLEIIALEQFDNRLKYLLLHSPAKKRTIQKYRLYLDSSYNADLAEAMWQQIFESNSKILKGYNCIIDAMVVDNDKVIYNILAGEFSNFSSAFALCKKLISNQQNCLVVQY; encoded by the coding sequence ATGCTTATAAAACGTTTTATATCTTATTTAGCCATAAATAATAAAGTTACTTATGGTCAATATTTTGCATATGTTATTTTAATGCTACTAATACTTCTTATAGAACTTTTATGTTTATACTATGTCGTTTTTTATTATCTATCTGTAGATATTCCAATAATAGAAAATGATAACCTTCCACATAAAATTAAGCCAAAGGTTGTTGGTGGAATCAAGATACTAAACTCTGATAAAACTATATATGATAAAATAAAAAATGATGGTACTAGTACAAATAATCAGGTTAAAATTTTGCCTTTACCAGAGCAACCTTTAAAAATTAGAAGAAATGATGATAGCATCGTAAAAAAAGAGTCGCAAAGTCCTGCAAATATAACAGTGGAACCAAATAGCATAACCGATTCTTGCGCATACTCACAGCAAGATTTAGAAATTATAGCATTAGAGCAGTTTGATAATAGATTAAAATATTTGCTTTTACATTCTCCAGCAAAAAAACGTACAATACAGAAATATAGGCTATATCTTGATTCTAGTTATAATGCTGATCTTGCAGAAGCGATGTGGCAACAAATTTTTGAAAGTAATAGTAAGATATTAAAAGGCTATAATTGTATCATAGATGCAATGGTTGTTGATAATGATAAAGTGATATACAATATTTTGGCTGGCGAATTCTCTAATTTTAGTAGTGCATTTGCATTATGTAAAAAATTAATTTCTAACCAGCAAAATTGTTTAGTGGTACAATATTGA
- a CDS encoding phosphoribosylaminoimidazolesuccinocarboxamide synthase, with amino-acid sequence MVRLSKEKIFEGNSKIIYRIDEYTLIQFFKDDMRINAEKVIQVSGKGVLNNVISNYIFKRVSMVGINHHLIQKINMREQLIYALLILFQLKYASLILLLVDMLVNLALKMVTYLILLLLVLW; translated from the coding sequence ATGGTAAGACTTTCTAAGGAAAAAATTTTCGAAGGAAATAGTAAAATTATTTATAGAATTGATGAGTATACTTTAATACAGTTTTTTAAAGATGATATGAGAATTAATGCAGAAAAAGTAATTCAAGTATCTGGTAAAGGAGTTTTGAATAATGTAATATCTAATTATATTTTCAAAAGAGTTAGTATGGTAGGTATTAATCACCATTTAATACAGAAAATAAATATGAGAGAGCAGCTTATTTACGCTCTCTTAATATTATTCCAGTTAAAGTATGCATCACTAATATTGCTTCTGGTAGATATGTTAGTCAATTTAGCATTGAAGATGGTTACGTATTTGATACTCCTATTATTGGTTTTATGGTAA
- a CDS encoding type II toxin-antitoxin system RatA family toxin, with product MLFFNKAKLLPYSAKHLYQLVLDIESYPQFIPYCSAAEIVKKNHELIVADLTVKFGLCYDKYRSLVMPQCNGKDYSIIVKSTEGPILYLSNIWKFQSHKQNTLVTLDLKFTLKSIILEKILKLVADDVACKTMTAFENRAKQIYGKTF from the coding sequence ATGCTGTTTTTTAATAAAGCTAAGCTTTTACCTTATAGTGCAAAACACCTTTACCAACTTGTGCTTGATATTGAATCTTATCCTCAATTTATACCTTATTGTTCAGCAGCAGAAATAGTAAAAAAAAATCATGAGTTAATTGTTGCTGATTTGACAGTAAAATTCGGGTTATGTTATGATAAATATCGCTCTCTAGTAATGCCGCAATGCAATGGCAAAGATTACAGTATTATAGTTAAGTCTACTGAAGGACCAATATTATATTTGAGTAATATATGGAAATTTCAATCTCATAAGCAAAATACTTTAGTAACTTTAGACTTGAAGTTTACTCTTAAGTCTATAATTTTGGAAAAAATCTTAAAGCTAGTAGCTGATGATGTTGCATGTAAAACAATGACAGCTTTTGAAAATAGGGCAAAGCAAATATATGGTAAGACTTTCTAA
- the lipA gene encoding lipoyl synthase, which yields MCSDKNITATALVRPSWLRVKAPFSDEYQSTNELIKSLKLNTVCKEAACPNIGECWSKKHATVMILGSICTRACAFCNVSTGKPEQVDEYEPYRLSEAVMKLGLKHVVITSVDRDDLSDGGASHFAKCITYIRERSPSTSIEVLTPDFLRKHDAWKIVAKARPDVYNHNIETVPSLYLKVRPGARYYNSLNLLHQVKIFDSSIFTKSGIMVGLGETKHEVLQVMDDLRAAEVDFLTIGQYLRPSARHIDVDRYVTPDEFDYYARVAKSKGFLMVSASPLTRSSYHAGEHFEKLKQMRLQNII from the coding sequence ATGTGTAGCGATAAGAATATTACAGCTACAGCCTTAGTAAGGCCTAGCTGGTTAAGAGTTAAAGCTCCTTTTTCTGATGAGTATCAAAGTACTAATGAGCTTATCAAGAGCTTAAAGTTAAATACTGTATGTAAGGAGGCAGCATGTCCTAATATTGGTGAATGCTGGTCTAAAAAGCATGCAACGGTTATGATTCTTGGTTCCATTTGTACTAGAGCTTGCGCATTTTGTAATGTTAGTACAGGAAAACCAGAACAAGTAGATGAATATGAGCCATATAGGCTATCTGAAGCAGTAATGAAATTAGGCCTTAAGCATGTAGTAATTACTTCTGTAGATAGGGACGATCTTAGTGATGGAGGAGCTAGTCACTTTGCTAAGTGTATAACTTATATTAGGGAAAGATCTCCTAGTACTTCAATAGAGGTACTAACGCCAGATTTTTTACGTAAACATGACGCTTGGAAGATAGTTGCAAAAGCACGACCAGATGTATATAATCATAATATTGAAACTGTGCCATCATTATATTTAAAAGTCAGACCTGGAGCTCGTTATTATAACTCATTAAATTTGCTACATCAGGTTAAGATATTTGATAGTAGTATTTTTACTAAATCTGGTATTATGGTTGGTTTAGGAGAAACTAAACATGAAGTACTACAAGTAATGGATGATTTAAGAGCTGCCGAAGTAGATTTTTTAACTATTGGTCAATATTTACGTCCTAGTGCTCGACATATAGATGTAGACCGATATGTTACACCTGATGAGTTTGATTATTATGCCAGAGTTGCTAAGTCTAAGGGGTTTTTAATGGTTTCTGCAAGCCCTCTAACTCGGTCTTCATATCATGCTGGAGAACATTTCGAAAAATTAAAACAAATGAGGCTACAAAATATAATATAA
- the sppA gene encoding signal peptide peptidase SppA codes for MIIDPDYLIERKYYKSQLKKWKILTLLLITAIVVLFIFRNRVGYSPSLATGDYIANIQIDDLIYDDIKLTNLLHQIKNDDKAKALILHIDSPGGTVAGSEKIYGILRAISNSKPVVAVLGTVAASGGYLVALAADYIIAQKSTVTGSIGIVHFSPEITEFGEKIGIKFHTFKSGELKAAPSLTEKVTPAVHEATMTLINDMYDFFVELVAERRQMSPEQVLKVADGKAYTGRQALSLNLIDALGTTEDALTWLQQEKKLSLDLRVIELHTQTKLDSYIELFQNNIRKLFFGSKINGVMALYC; via the coding sequence ATGATAATTGATCCTGATTACTTAATTGAAAGAAAGTATTATAAAAGCCAATTAAAAAAGTGGAAAATTCTTACTTTGTTGTTAATTACTGCTATAGTAGTGCTGTTTATTTTTCGAAATCGAGTAGGATATAGTCCATCATTAGCTACAGGTGATTATATTGCCAATATTCAAATTGATGATCTTATATATGATGATATAAAACTAACCAATTTATTACATCAAATTAAAAATGATGACAAAGCTAAAGCTTTAATATTACATATAGATTCACCAGGTGGTACAGTAGCAGGCTCAGAAAAAATATATGGTATATTAAGAGCGATTAGTAATAGCAAGCCTGTAGTTGCAGTATTAGGAACTGTCGCAGCCTCAGGTGGATATCTGGTTGCATTAGCAGCAGATTATATTATTGCGCAAAAATCTACAGTAACTGGCTCTATAGGTATTGTGCATTTTTCTCCTGAAATTACTGAATTTGGAGAAAAAATTGGAATAAAATTTCATACCTTTAAGTCTGGTGAGTTAAAAGCAGCACCTAGTTTAACTGAAAAAGTTACACCAGCAGTTCATGAGGCCACTATGACGCTAATAAATGATATGTATGATTTTTTTGTTGAACTAGTAGCAGAGCGTAGACAAATGAGTCCAGAACAAGTATTAAAAGTTGCTGATGGCAAAGCATATACTGGTCGTCAAGCTTTATCTTTGAACTTAATTGACGCATTAGGTACTACAGAGGATGCTTTAACCTGGCTGCAACAGGAAAAAAAGCTTTCTCTTGATCTTAGAGTAATAGAATTACATACGCAAACTAAGCTAGACAGCTATATTGAGTTATTTCAAAATAACATACGTAAATTGTTTTTTGGTAGTAAAATAAATGGTGTAATGGCATTGTATTGTTAA
- the smpB gene encoding SsrA-binding protein SmpB — protein MENYCKIVAQNRKAKFNYFIEDKMEAGIVLQGSELKSIRSGKVSIEDSYAAESSNEIFLYNSYIGEYKQANRFNHVPRRVRKLLLHRKEIQKIIGKLSVQGCTLVALSIYFNSKNKVKVELGLAKGKKQYDKRYAIKEQEWKKQQARIMRNKF, from the coding sequence ATGGAGAATTATTGTAAAATAGTTGCTCAAAATAGAAAAGCTAAGTTTAATTACTTTATTGAAGATAAAATGGAAGCAGGAATAGTTTTACAGGGCAGTGAATTAAAATCTATAAGAAGCGGGAAAGTAAGTATTGAAGATAGTTATGCTGCTGAGAGTAGCAATGAAATATTTCTCTACAATTCTTATATAGGAGAATATAAACAGGCGAATAGATTTAATCATGTTCCTCGTAGAGTAAGGAAGCTGTTGCTTCATAGAAAAGAAATACAAAAGATTATTGGCAAACTTAGTGTTCAAGGATGTACATTAGTGGCACTATCCATTTACTTTAATAGCAAAAACAAGGTAAAAGTTGAGCTTGGATTAGCTAAGGGGAAAAAACAATATGATAAGCGTTATGCTATTAAAGAACAAGAATGGAAAAAACAACAAGCAAGAATAATGAGAAATAAGTTTTAG
- the dapA gene encoding 4-hydroxy-tetrahydrodipicolinate synthase, giving the protein MAKKIFNGLITALVTPFKDAAKQIDFDALEKLLDLQIKAQVDGILVAGSTGESLSLSYEEYISLISFTIKYVNGRTLVIAGCCASDIDKAVMMVKECERLAVQGIMCVTPFYSRPSQEGLRQYFKTIHDACNLPIMLYTVPSRTGVDLNDETVIKLAKFDRIVAIKDATGNLEAPLRIRSKLDIDKEFAFLCGVDSLALGFNAQGGSGLVSVTANVAPFESKEIQLLWNHGKTEEAFQLHMKLMPIYSAISIETNPVPVKYAASLRKLCTPEVRLPLCQLMPSSIKLVNEVFSEVVIR; this is encoded by the coding sequence ATGGCGAAGAAGATATTTAATGGACTAATTACTGCTTTAGTTACTCCTTTTAAAGATGCTGCAAAGCAGATTGATTTTGATGCATTAGAGAAATTATTAGATTTACAAATTAAAGCTCAAGTCGATGGAATTTTAGTTGCTGGTTCTACTGGAGAAAGTTTATCATTAAGTTATGAGGAATATATCAGTTTAATAAGTTTTACAATCAAGTATGTTAATGGTAGAACATTAGTGATTGCTGGATGTTGCGCTTCTGATATTGATAAAGCTGTAATGATGGTTAAAGAATGTGAAAGATTAGCAGTACAAGGAATAATGTGCGTGACACCATTTTATAGCAGGCCTAGCCAAGAAGGGTTACGTCAATACTTTAAAACTATTCATGATGCATGTAATTTGCCAATTATGCTTTACACAGTTCCAAGTAGAACTGGAGTTGATTTGAATGATGAAACAGTAATAAAGTTAGCAAAATTTGATAGGATAGTAGCAATCAAAGACGCTACTGGCAATCTAGAAGCACCATTAAGAATAAGGTCTAAGTTAGATATCGACAAGGAATTTGCTTTTCTATGTGGAGTTGATTCACTAGCATTAGGGTTTAATGCACAAGGTGGAAGTGGCTTAGTATCGGTAACTGCAAATGTTGCTCCTTTTGAGAGTAAAGAAATACAGTTATTATGGAATCATGGTAAAACTGAAGAAGCTTTTCAGTTACACATGAAGCTAATGCCTATTTATAGCGCTATATCTATTGAAACTAATCCAGTTCCAGTAAAATATGCAGCGTCATTACGTAAATTGTGTACTCCTGAAGTAAGATTGCCATTATGCCAGTTAATGCCATCTAGCATCAAATTAGTAAACGAAGTTTTTAGTGAAGTTGTAATAAGGTAG
- a CDS encoding aminotransferase class IV: MLNSYFNNANFLWINNEFVEWKTANVHLMTHSLHYASSVFEGIRTYNGKAFKLEEHIDRLFDSAQQLMIPVKYSKSDIIIACKALIEKNNLTNAYIRPLIWKGAESSRLISPLLSTNVMLAGWEIPKRIQQPMNLCFSNWINIPPQTIPIQCKSGGRYTTMIISKTESENQGFDDAILLDWRGYISEATTSNIFFVAHDKIITPIADACLNGITRQTVFAIAKKLGIIAEEQYIKPECLIDYQACFLVSTSIEIREVNVINFTALKNHNLQVEKIYDLDNSVTSVIKNYYNKLVNGEEDI; this comes from the coding sequence ATGTTAAACTCTTATTTTAATAATGCTAATTTTTTATGGATAAATAATGAATTTGTAGAGTGGAAAACAGCTAACGTGCATTTAATGACACATAGTTTACACTACGCTAGTTCAGTATTTGAAGGTATTAGAACATATAATGGCAAAGCTTTTAAACTAGAAGAACATATTGATCGTCTATTTGATTCGGCTCAACAATTAATGATACCAGTAAAGTATAGTAAATCTGATATTATTATAGCATGTAAAGCATTAATAGAGAAAAATAATCTTACTAATGCTTATATTAGGCCACTAATATGGAAAGGAGCAGAATCATCAAGATTAATATCTCCATTGTTATCTACTAATGTTATGCTGGCAGGTTGGGAAATACCTAAGCGGATACAGCAACCCATGAATTTATGTTTTAGTAACTGGATTAATATTCCTCCACAAACTATTCCAATTCAGTGTAAGTCTGGAGGACGTTATACTACAATGATAATTAGCAAAACAGAAAGTGAGAATCAGGGATTTGATGATGCTATTTTATTAGATTGGCGTGGTTATATTTCTGAAGCTACTACATCTAATATTTTTTTTGTTGCTCATGATAAAATTATTACACCAATAGCAGACGCTTGTTTGAATGGTATTACTAGGCAAACAGTATTTGCGATTGCTAAAAAGTTAGGTATAATAGCTGAGGAACAATATATTAAGCCTGAATGTTTAATAGATTATCAGGCATGTTTTTTAGTTAGTACATCTATTGAAATTAGAGAAGTAAATGTAATTAATTTTACTGCACTTAAAAATCATAATCTGCAAGTTGAAAAGATTTATGATCTTGATAATTCAGTTACTAGTGTTATAAAAAACTATTATAATAAGTTAGTTAATGGCGAAGAAGATATTTAA